Within Paenibacillus sp. RUD330, the genomic segment TACGAAATGATACGCATATCTTCCGGTCTTTCCGCTCTTCCGGTATAATCCGGATAAATGAAACGAAGGAGCTGATTCCGTCATGGAGCTGAAGGAGCATCCGGATCGCTTGACGATCGATGAGTACATGGCGGAATCGTCCCATTGCCTGTTCCGGCAGGAGCTCGATACGCCATGCCATCTGCATTGGCATGAATTTTATGAGCTGACCTATGTCCGCTCCGGCAACGGAGTCAACAGTGTCAACGGAGCGGACATCGCGATCGGCGCGGGAACGCTGTTCCTGCTGACTCCGGCCGATTTTCACGAAATCCGTCCTTTGGAAGCGTCGACGCTCAAGATCTACAATCTGATCTTCAAGGAATCGATGATCCCGGAGGAGATCCGGACGCTTCTATTCGGCGGCCGCATGCTGTCGCCTGTGCTGATGAAGCTTGATGCGCGCGGGCTGGAGAGCTGTTCTCGATCCTGGATGAGGAGGACAGCCGCAATAGCCGGACCGGAGAGCTGATCGTGAGGAACCTGCTGGGCTGCCTGCTGCTGATGCTGTGCCGGGATGGAGAGGCAGCCGTCAGCGGTGAAGCCGCAGTGGCCCCCCTGCATCCCAGCATCCAGCAAGCGCTTTTCTTTCTCCAGCATCATTTCCGCGAGCCGCTGACGCTCAGCGAAGCAGCCAAGGCTGCAAGCCTGTCGCCGAATTATTTCAGCGAGTGCTTCCGGCAGCAGCTCGGCGTCGGCTTCCAGCAGCATCTGCTTGACCTGCGCCTCGGATTTTCCCGGTCGCTGCTGCAAGCATCGTCACTGCCCGTGTCCGAGATCTGTTACGCTTCGGGCTTCAACACGCTGACTCATTTCGAAAAAATGTTCAAGCGCAAATACGGCCATCCGCCGAGCCGCTGCCGCCGTTCTATTCCTTGATGCTGAAATCCGGCCTCGCCTTGTCGAACCGTGGATTGCCCCCGCATACCATAAGGCCGGAGCCCCAGTCGATATGGACATTTTCCGTCGGCTCATCCGAAGCGTCCTTGTATTGGAACAGCACATTCCGCCGCGTGCGCTCGCTGCGATTGGCGTCCGAGCCGTGGATCGTCAAGTAGTTGAAGAACAGCACATCTCCTGCCTCCGCCGGGCAAGGCAGTCCTTCCGCTATCGGGTATTCCTTGTGGTTCAAATAGTAAGAACCGACATGAGGCAGGCTGCCCTGCACATGCGAGCCCGGCACGACCCTCAGGCAGCCGTTCTTCTCGTCCGCCATGTCCAGGTGCACGCTGGCCGCCAGCATGGAATGCCTTGCATGAGGGAAATAAGGATAATCCTGATGCATAGGGAAGGCGGCTCCGTTTTCCGGCGGCTTGACGAGCATTTTCGTATGGTGGAGCTGGACATCGGGTCCGATGAGCTGCGACAGGATCGCGGTCATATTCGGGTGCACGACAGCCAGCGTGAAGCAGGCCTCATGATAATGGACGTCATGGAAGCCTTTGAGCACCAGCTTCTTCAGCTCCGCCGGCGGCAGGAAGTCGCCTTGCCAGGCGGAGTTGTCGTCCCGCTTGGCCTGGGCGGCGCGCTGGATGATCCGCTCCACCGCTCCCCGCATCTCCTCCACTTCCGTCTGGCTGAAAACTCCTTTGACGAGCAGATACCCGTTTTCTTTGTAAAAATCCACATCGCGCCGACTGATCATGCATGCTCCTCCTTGAATGGAAAGATTGATAGGAAACG encodes:
- a CDS encoding AraC family ligand binding domain-containing protein, which encodes MELKEHPDRLTIDEYMAESSHCLFRQELDTPCHLHWHEFYELTYVRSGNGVNSVNGADIAIGAGTLFLLTPADFHEIRPLEASTLKIYNLIFKESMIPEEIRTLLFGGRMLSPVLMKLDARGLESCSRSWMRRTAAIAGPES
- a CDS encoding AraC family transcriptional regulator produces the protein MRNLLGCLLLMLCRDGEAAVSGEAAVAPLHPSIQQALFFLQHHFREPLTLSEAAKAASLSPNYFSECFRQQLGVGFQQHLLDLRLGFSRSLLQASSLPVSEICYASGFNTLTHFEKMFKRKYGHPPSRCRRSIP
- a CDS encoding phytanoyl-CoA dioxygenase family protein, with the protein product MISRRDVDFYKENGYLLVKGVFSQTEVEEMRGAVERIIQRAAQAKRDDNSAWQGDFLPPAELKKLVLKGFHDVHYHEACFTLAVVHPNMTAILSQLIGPDVQLHHTKMLVKPPENGAAFPMHQDYPYFPHARHSMLAASVHLDMADEKNGCLRVVPGSHVQGSLPHVGSYYLNHKEYPIAEGLPCPAEAGDVLFFNYLTIHGSDANRSERTRRNVLFQYKDASDEPTENVHIDWGSGLMVCGGNPRFDKARPDFSIKE